Proteins encoded together in one Onychomys torridus chromosome 1, mOncTor1.1, whole genome shotgun sequence window:
- the Bsph1 gene encoding binder of sperm protein homolog 1 — MVQPVGILLVSICLFYRLFSLPDKDYYPPTVDYIIKMPEIEDGDCVFPFWYRNEIFYDCVYFNAKHKWCSLNKTFQGYWRYCSTSDYAKCAFPFWFRHMIYWECTEDGEMFGKKWCSLTPNFNKDQIWKYCT; from the exons ATGGTCCAGCCCGTGGGTATCCTACTGGTTTCCATCTGCCTGTTTTACAGACTGTTCAGTCTTCCAGACAAAG ATTATTATCCACCAACTGTGG attATATCATTAAAATGCCAGAGATAGAAG atGGTGACTGTGTCTTTCCATTCTGGTATAGAAACGAAATATTCTATGACTGTGTCTATTTCAATGCAAAACACAAGTGGTGTTCTTTGAACAAGACCTTTCAAGGTTACTGGAGGTACTGTTCGACCTCAG ACTATGCTAAATGTGCCTTTCCCTTCTGGTTCAGACACATGATCTACTGGGAATGCACAGAGGATGGGGAAATGTTTGGAAAAAAGTGGTGTTCACTCACCCCAAATTTCAACAAAGACCAGATTTGGAAATATTGTACATAA